In a genomic window of Ipomoea triloba cultivar NCNSP0323 chromosome 3, ASM357664v1:
- the LOC116013627 gene encoding serine/arginine-rich splicing factor RS2Z32-like isoform X1: MPRYDDRYGGTRLYVGHLSSRTRSRDLEDIFAKYGRVRDVDMKRDYAFVEYSDPRDADDAIYRLNGREVDGSRIIVEIAKGVPRGPGGSREYSGRGPAPGTGRCFNCGIEGHWARDCKAGDWKNKCYRCGERGHIERNCPESPKKNSGRGRSYSRSPSPRRGRNRSRSYSRGRSYSRSRSPAKRERSIDHEERPAKRERSIDHEERRSRSPRHRKSSPPPSKGRQHSPTPDERSPRERGTPSPRDNRPVNGSEYDRSPKDGTETDDRRYDDEKNMSPLEENDRSRSNSPIPRDNESPIENDKHGSPRGSESP, encoded by the exons ATGCCGCGATATGATGATCGTTACGGTGGAACCCGCCTCTATGTTGGTCATCTCTCTTCCAGGACGCGGTCTCGTGATTTGGAGGACATCTTTGCCAAATACGGGAG AGTACGAGATGTGGATATGAAGCGTGACTATGCATTTGTG GAATATAGTGATCCTCGAGATGCTGACGATGCCATATATAGGCTAAATGGTCGGGAAGTTGATGGGAGTCGCATCATTGTGGAGATTGCCAAGGGG GTGCCACGTGGGCCTGGTGGATCTCGTGAGTATTCTGGCCGTGGTCCTGCTCCAGGAACAGGGCGTTGCTTCAATTGTGGAATTGAAGGACACTGGGCTCGCGATTGCAAGGCTGGAGACTGGAAGAACAAATGTTATCGTTGTGGGGAGCGAGGTCATATAGAAAGAAATTGTCCTGAGAGTCCCAAAAAGAATAG TGGACGTGGTCGGAGTTATTCTCGATCACCATCTCCACGCCGTGGCAGGAACCGAAGCCGTAGTTATAGCAGGGGTCGTAGTTACAG CCGATCCAGATCACCTGCAAAGAGAGAGCGCAGCATTGATCACGAGGAGAGACCTGCAAAGAGAGAGCGCAGCATTGATCACGAGGAGAGACGATCTAGGAGCCCCAGGCATCGCAAATCTTCCCCACCGCCATCAAAAGGAAGACAGCATAGCCCCACACCTGATGAAAGGAGCCCGCGTGAAAGAGGCACACCATCCCCACGGGACAATAGACCAGTGAATGGTTCAGAATATGACCGAAGCCCCAAGGATGGAACTGAAACAGACGACCGAAGATATGATGACGAAAAGAACATGAGCCCTCTTGAAGAAAATGATCGCAGTCGCAGCAATAGCCCTATCCCCAGGGACAACGAAAGCCCCATAGAAAATGATAAGCACGGCTCTCCAAGAGGCAGTGAGTCACCTTAA
- the LOC116014418 gene encoding SAC3 family protein A-like isoform X2 has product MMNQGAKAADAAPTFMPNLQENHQFVDPSQHYTSSYYAPPTSVATSWTAHGVDNYARENGVISNPGYHHDQQANTTSTNIQDGSSVASTSAASSSVAASVPQDYSNYSTYPSTNPYGYNNAGYAAYYNGYHQQSNQSYAQPVGAYQNTGAPYQPLSSFQNTGSYAGTASYSSTYYNPGNYQTAGGYPSGYSNQYDQYATYPSQQYHTYSSDSAAAYGSTATVPASQHQQQYNQWANYYTPSQTEVTCAPGTENLSVSNAPSLSCPIPGVSGGYTAANSQPPAPHAPSWKPESTTSELPTVQSTVVSGNAHDSYWNHWAPAFQNQQSSSVQHHVQNPSDVTPTYESIQNQPKTTGPPGPNFQYPTSHQMPSSYQTQMQNIHQTVPQTVPPEETHRVSKLQIPTNPRITSTLGVGLLKTDKDSSATTAAEKPAYVSVSLPKQNEKVSSQGSDSILKHGAFPKSLRGYVERALARCKDDSEKASCQAVMKEIISKATADGTLFTKDWDTEPLFPLSNSDGVNKEGLFFSTSTPNSKCKRSPSRRFKSRWEPVPEEKPMDKQESVIPNAIKYGSWNKQFSNEKTESKMHHLGHVKFSLSEQKVSSADTLRAAKRQRLGENLNAADNGEASSDSDKELKEESLTAYYSATITLADSPEERKRRESRSKRFEKGHGNKARSNHIKTKSVGAGNLYSRRATALWLSRSSEESGSKAVEDIDWDALTVKGSCQEIEKRYLRLTSAPDPATVRPEEVLEKALLMVQHSPKNYLYRCDQLKSIRQDLTVQRIHNGLTVRVYETHARLAIEAGDLAEYNQCQSQLKTLYSEGISGCNMEFAAYNLLCALLHSNNKRDLLSAMSRLSSEARENAAVKHALSVRMAVASGNYVLFFRLYRTAPNLNTCLMDLFVEKMRYAAVRCMSRSYRPTVPVPYIAQVLGFASILPTTDASDTKETDGVEECLEWLKAHGACLSSDNSGEMLLDTKTSASSLFMPEPEDAVSHGDASLAVNDFLTRSLA; this is encoded by the exons ATGATGAATCAAGGAGCCAAAGCTGCCGACGCCGCACCTACCTTTATGCCCAATTTGCAGGAG AATCATCAGTTTGTTGATCCAAGCCAACATTATACATCGTCGTATTATGCCCCTCCTACCTCTGTAGCGACATCATGGACTGCTCATGGAGTTGATAACTATGCCAGGGAGAATGGTGTTATTTCCAATCCCGGTTATCACCATGATCAACAAGCAAATACTACTTCTACAAACATCCAAGATGGATCAAGTGTGGCATCTACTAGTGCGGCCTCGAGTTCAGTAGCAGCTAGTGTTCCTCAAGACTACAGTAATTATTCCACTTATCCAAGCACCAATCCATATGGCTACAACAATGCGGGTTATGCAGCTTACTACAATGGCTATCATCAGCAGTCTAATCAATCATATGCTCAACCCGTAGGAGCATATCAAAATACAGGTGCTCCTTATCAGCCTCTTTCCTCATTTCAGAATACTGGATCTTATGCTGGGACTGCAAGTTATTCAAGCACTTACTACAATCCCGGTAATTATCAGACAGCTGGAGGTTACCCAAGTGGCTACAGTAATCAGTACGATCAATATGCAACATATCCTTCTCAGCAATATCATACCTACAGTTCAGATTCAGCTGCTGCCTATGGTTCTACAGCTACTGTTCCTGCTTCACAACATCAGCAACAATATAACCAATGGGCAAACTATTACACTCCATCTCAGACAGAAGTCACTTGTGCTCCTGGGACAGAAAACCTTTCTGTTTCTAACGCACCTAGTTTGAGTTGTCCTATTCCTGGTGTGAGTGGCGGATACACAGCTGCAAACAGCCAACCACCGGCACCTCATGCTCCATCTTGGAAACCAGAGTCTACTACATCTGAATTGCCTACGGTGCAG TCTACTGTAGTTAGTGGCAATGCCCATGATAGTTATTGGAACCATTGGGCTCCAGCTTTCCAAAATCAACAATCTAGTTCAGTGCAACACCATGTTCAGAATCCATCAGATGTAACTCCTACTTATGAAAGCATTCAAAATCAACCAAAAACCACAGGTCCTCCAGGACCTAATTTTCAGTATCCAACTTCTCATCAAATGCCTTCTAGTTATCAAACACAAATGCAAAACATCCATCAGACTGTTCCACAAACAGTTCCACCTGAAGAAACGCACAGGGTAAGCAAATTGCAGATTCCAACAAATCCTAGAATAACTTCAACTTTGGGTGTGGGTTTACTGAAAACCGATAAGGATAGCTCTGCAACTACTGCAGCTGAAAAACCAGCCTATGTCAGTGTTTCTTTGCCTAAACAGAATGAAAAGGTGTCTTCTCAAGGTTCTGATTCCATTCTCAAG CATGGTGCATTTCCAAAGTCGTTGCGGGGTTATGTGGAAAGAGCTTTAGCTCGCTGCAAAGATGACTCTGAAAAGGCATCTTGCCAAGCTGTCATGAAAGAG ATCATCTCGAAAGCTACTGCTGATGGCACACTTTTTACAAAAGATTGGGATACTGAACCTCTTTTCCCCCTGTCCAATTCAGATGGAGTTAATAAGGA GGGTCTATTCTTTTCTACTTCAACTCCAAATTCAAAGTGTAAAAGAAGTCCTAGTAGGCGATTCAAAAGTCGATGGGAGCCTGTGCCAGAGGAGAAACCAATGGACAAACAGGAATCTGTAATTCCTAATGCTATAAAATATGGAAGTTGGAATAAACAG TTTTCAAATGAAAAGACAGAAAGCAAGATGCATCATTTAGGTCATGTGAAATTTTCCTTATCAGAGCAGAAAGTCTCCAGCGCAGATACATTGAGGGCAGCTAAGAGGCAGCGTCTTGGAGAGAATCTGAATGCAGCTGATAATGGCGAAGCATCCAGTGATAGTGATAAGGAACTAAAGGAAGAGAGTTTAACTGCATATTACTCTGCTACAATTACACTTGCTGATTCACCAGAGGAAAGAAAGAGACGAGAAAGTCGTTCAAAGCGTTTTGAAAAGGGACACGGAAATAAAGCAAGAAGCAACCACATTAAAACAAAGAGTGTTGGAGCTGGAAATTTATATTCTAGACGGGCAACTGCATTATGGCTTAGCCGAAGTTCTGAGGAAAGTGGTAGCAAAGCTGTTGAAGATATTGACTGGGATGCTTTAACTGTCAAAGGATCCTGCCAAGAAATTGAGAAGCGTTATTTACGCCTTACCTCTGCACCTGATCCTGCTACA GTAAGACCTGAAGAGGTGTTGGAGAAAGCTCTACTTATGGTTCAACATTCGCCAAAAAATTACCTCTACAGATGTGATCAATTAAAATCTATACGGCAAGATCTTACTGTACAACGCATTCATAATGGGCTAACTGTCAGG GTTTATGAAACACATGCTCGATTAGCAATTGAAGCAGGGGACTTGGCAGAGTATAATCAG TGCCAATCGCAACTGAAAACACTCTATAGTGAAGGAATTAGTGGATGTAATATGGAATTTGCGGCATATAATTTACTGTGTGCACTTTTGCACTCCAATAACAAGAGAGATCTCCTATCAGCAATGTCAAG ATTATCATCTGAAGCTAGAGAAAATGCAGCTGTTAAGCATGCTCTTTCAGTCCGTATGGCTGTGGCCTCTGGAAATTATGTTCTGTTTTTTAGACTGTATAGGACAGCTCCAAATCTTAACACCTGTCTCATGG ATCTTTTTGTTGAAAAGATGCGGTATGCTGCTGTAAGATGTATGTCTCGTTCATATCGTCCTACAGTTCCCGTCCCTTACATTGCCCAGGTTTTGGGGTTTGCTAGTATTTTGCCCACAACTGATGCCAGTGACACAAAGGAGACAGATGGTGTGGAAGAATGTTTGGAATGGTTGAAGGCACACGGTGCATGCCTTAGTTCAGATAATTCTGGAGAAATGCTCCTTGACACAAAG ACGTCTGCATCTAGTCTCTTCATGCCAGAACCTGAAGATGCTGTATCCCATGGAGATGCCAGTCTTGCAGTTAATGATTTTCTAACTCGGAGTCTTGCTTAG
- the LOC116014419 gene encoding uncharacterized protein LOC116014419 translates to MATLPFSTLPLPKSNPLFSPSSFKPHAHPYLRFVVRATGDDSASETEEEADAQTTGDADDFDSRLSNVRIRYRSGLGKKAERRKARQGKKVASESGSGMYLPPVPLREAVSEGLSVEFGFSPFSERVNGRIAILGITALVLVELATGQGVIKYHTPAIILIQVYFVAAVAALYVKYEKEKVSVWPSEK, encoded by the coding sequence ATGGCGACGCTACCATTCTCCACTCTACCACTTCCAAAGTCGAATCCATTATTCTCTCCATCCTCCTTCAAGCCACACGCACATCCATATCTCCGCTTCGTCGTTCGAGCCACCGGCGACGATTCCGCCTCGGAAACTGAAGAAGAAGCGGACGCCCAGACAACCGGCGACGCGGACGACTTCGACTCGCGCCTCTCCAACGTCCGTATTCGGTACCGGAGCGGCCTGGGGAAGAAAGCAGAGCGCAGGAAGGCTCGGCAAGGGAAGAAGGTGGCGTCGGAATCGGGATCGGGAATGTACCTCCCGCCGGTGCCGCTGCGGGAGGCGGTTTCCGAAGGGCTGAGTGTGGAATTCGGGTTCAGCCCGTTTTCGGAACGGGTTAACGGGCGGATTGCGATTCTGGGCATAACCGCTTTGGTATTGGTGGAGCTGGCGACGGGTCAGGGCGTTATAAAGTATCATACGCCGGCGATAATTCTAATTCAGGTTTACTTCGTGGCGGCTGTGGCGGCGTTGTATGTTAAGTACGAGAAGGAAAAAGTTAGTGTGTGGCCATCAGAGAAATGA
- the LOC116013627 gene encoding serine/arginine-rich splicing factor RS2Z32-like isoform X2, with protein sequence MKRDYAFVEYSDPRDADDAIYRLNGREVDGSRIIVEIAKGVPRGPGGSREYSGRGPAPGTGRCFNCGIEGHWARDCKAGDWKNKCYRCGERGHIERNCPESPKKNSGRGRSYSRSPSPRRGRNRSRSYSRGRSYSRSRSPAKRERSIDHEERPAKRERSIDHEERRSRSPRHRKSSPPPSKGRQHSPTPDERSPRERGTPSPRDNRPVNGSEYDRSPKDGTETDDRRYDDEKNMSPLEENDRSRSNSPIPRDNESPIENDKHGSPRGSESP encoded by the exons ATGAAGCGTGACTATGCATTTGTG GAATATAGTGATCCTCGAGATGCTGACGATGCCATATATAGGCTAAATGGTCGGGAAGTTGATGGGAGTCGCATCATTGTGGAGATTGCCAAGGGG GTGCCACGTGGGCCTGGTGGATCTCGTGAGTATTCTGGCCGTGGTCCTGCTCCAGGAACAGGGCGTTGCTTCAATTGTGGAATTGAAGGACACTGGGCTCGCGATTGCAAGGCTGGAGACTGGAAGAACAAATGTTATCGTTGTGGGGAGCGAGGTCATATAGAAAGAAATTGTCCTGAGAGTCCCAAAAAGAATAG TGGACGTGGTCGGAGTTATTCTCGATCACCATCTCCACGCCGTGGCAGGAACCGAAGCCGTAGTTATAGCAGGGGTCGTAGTTACAG CCGATCCAGATCACCTGCAAAGAGAGAGCGCAGCATTGATCACGAGGAGAGACCTGCAAAGAGAGAGCGCAGCATTGATCACGAGGAGAGACGATCTAGGAGCCCCAGGCATCGCAAATCTTCCCCACCGCCATCAAAAGGAAGACAGCATAGCCCCACACCTGATGAAAGGAGCCCGCGTGAAAGAGGCACACCATCCCCACGGGACAATAGACCAGTGAATGGTTCAGAATATGACCGAAGCCCCAAGGATGGAACTGAAACAGACGACCGAAGATATGATGACGAAAAGAACATGAGCCCTCTTGAAGAAAATGATCGCAGTCGCAGCAATAGCCCTATCCCCAGGGACAACGAAAGCCCCATAGAAAATGATAAGCACGGCTCTCCAAGAGGCAGTGAGTCACCTTAA
- the LOC116014418 gene encoding SAC3 family protein A-like isoform X1 translates to MMNQGAKAADAAPTFMPNLQENHQFVDPSQHYTSSYYAPPTSVATSWTAHGVDNYARENGVISNPGYHHDQQANTTSTNIQDGSSVASTSAASSSVAASVPQDYSNYSTYPSTNPYGYNNAGYAAYYNGYHQQSNQSYAQPVGAYQNTGAPYQPLSSFQNTGSYAGTASYSSTYYNPGNYQTAGGYPSGYSNQYDQYATYPSQQYHTYSSDSAAAYGSTATVPASQHQQQYNQWANYYTPSQTEVTCAPGTENLSVSNAPSLSCPIPGVSGGYTAANSQPPAPHAPSWKPESTTSELPTVQSTVVSGNAHDSYWNHWAPAFQNQQSSSVQHHVQNPSDVTPTYESIQNQPKTTGPPGPNFQYPTSHQMPSSYQTQMQNIHQTVPQTVPPEETHRVSKLQIPTNPRITSTLGVGLLKTDKDSSATTAAEKPAYVSVSLPKQNEKVSSQGSDSILKHGAFPKSLRGYVERALARCKDDSEKASCQAVMKEIISKATADGTLFTKDWDTEPLFPLSNSDGVNKEGLFFSTSTPNSKCKRSPSRRFKSRWEPVPEEKPMDKQESVIPNAIKYGSWNKQDYFLQFSNEKTESKMHHLGHVKFSLSEQKVSSADTLRAAKRQRLGENLNAADNGEASSDSDKELKEESLTAYYSATITLADSPEERKRRESRSKRFEKGHGNKARSNHIKTKSVGAGNLYSRRATALWLSRSSEESGSKAVEDIDWDALTVKGSCQEIEKRYLRLTSAPDPATVRPEEVLEKALLMVQHSPKNYLYRCDQLKSIRQDLTVQRIHNGLTVRVYETHARLAIEAGDLAEYNQCQSQLKTLYSEGISGCNMEFAAYNLLCALLHSNNKRDLLSAMSRLSSEARENAAVKHALSVRMAVASGNYVLFFRLYRTAPNLNTCLMDLFVEKMRYAAVRCMSRSYRPTVPVPYIAQVLGFASILPTTDASDTKETDGVEECLEWLKAHGACLSSDNSGEMLLDTKTSASSLFMPEPEDAVSHGDASLAVNDFLTRSLA, encoded by the exons ATGATGAATCAAGGAGCCAAAGCTGCCGACGCCGCACCTACCTTTATGCCCAATTTGCAGGAG AATCATCAGTTTGTTGATCCAAGCCAACATTATACATCGTCGTATTATGCCCCTCCTACCTCTGTAGCGACATCATGGACTGCTCATGGAGTTGATAACTATGCCAGGGAGAATGGTGTTATTTCCAATCCCGGTTATCACCATGATCAACAAGCAAATACTACTTCTACAAACATCCAAGATGGATCAAGTGTGGCATCTACTAGTGCGGCCTCGAGTTCAGTAGCAGCTAGTGTTCCTCAAGACTACAGTAATTATTCCACTTATCCAAGCACCAATCCATATGGCTACAACAATGCGGGTTATGCAGCTTACTACAATGGCTATCATCAGCAGTCTAATCAATCATATGCTCAACCCGTAGGAGCATATCAAAATACAGGTGCTCCTTATCAGCCTCTTTCCTCATTTCAGAATACTGGATCTTATGCTGGGACTGCAAGTTATTCAAGCACTTACTACAATCCCGGTAATTATCAGACAGCTGGAGGTTACCCAAGTGGCTACAGTAATCAGTACGATCAATATGCAACATATCCTTCTCAGCAATATCATACCTACAGTTCAGATTCAGCTGCTGCCTATGGTTCTACAGCTACTGTTCCTGCTTCACAACATCAGCAACAATATAACCAATGGGCAAACTATTACACTCCATCTCAGACAGAAGTCACTTGTGCTCCTGGGACAGAAAACCTTTCTGTTTCTAACGCACCTAGTTTGAGTTGTCCTATTCCTGGTGTGAGTGGCGGATACACAGCTGCAAACAGCCAACCACCGGCACCTCATGCTCCATCTTGGAAACCAGAGTCTACTACATCTGAATTGCCTACGGTGCAG TCTACTGTAGTTAGTGGCAATGCCCATGATAGTTATTGGAACCATTGGGCTCCAGCTTTCCAAAATCAACAATCTAGTTCAGTGCAACACCATGTTCAGAATCCATCAGATGTAACTCCTACTTATGAAAGCATTCAAAATCAACCAAAAACCACAGGTCCTCCAGGACCTAATTTTCAGTATCCAACTTCTCATCAAATGCCTTCTAGTTATCAAACACAAATGCAAAACATCCATCAGACTGTTCCACAAACAGTTCCACCTGAAGAAACGCACAGGGTAAGCAAATTGCAGATTCCAACAAATCCTAGAATAACTTCAACTTTGGGTGTGGGTTTACTGAAAACCGATAAGGATAGCTCTGCAACTACTGCAGCTGAAAAACCAGCCTATGTCAGTGTTTCTTTGCCTAAACAGAATGAAAAGGTGTCTTCTCAAGGTTCTGATTCCATTCTCAAG CATGGTGCATTTCCAAAGTCGTTGCGGGGTTATGTGGAAAGAGCTTTAGCTCGCTGCAAAGATGACTCTGAAAAGGCATCTTGCCAAGCTGTCATGAAAGAG ATCATCTCGAAAGCTACTGCTGATGGCACACTTTTTACAAAAGATTGGGATACTGAACCTCTTTTCCCCCTGTCCAATTCAGATGGAGTTAATAAGGA GGGTCTATTCTTTTCTACTTCAACTCCAAATTCAAAGTGTAAAAGAAGTCCTAGTAGGCGATTCAAAAGTCGATGGGAGCCTGTGCCAGAGGAGAAACCAATGGACAAACAGGAATCTGTAATTCCTAATGCTATAAAATATGGAAGTTGGAATAAACAG GACTATTTTCTGCAGTTTTCAAATGAAAAGACAGAAAGCAAGATGCATCATTTAGGTCATGTGAAATTTTCCTTATCAGAGCAGAAAGTCTCCAGCGCAGATACATTGAGGGCAGCTAAGAGGCAGCGTCTTGGAGAGAATCTGAATGCAGCTGATAATGGCGAAGCATCCAGTGATAGTGATAAGGAACTAAAGGAAGAGAGTTTAACTGCATATTACTCTGCTACAATTACACTTGCTGATTCACCAGAGGAAAGAAAGAGACGAGAAAGTCGTTCAAAGCGTTTTGAAAAGGGACACGGAAATAAAGCAAGAAGCAACCACATTAAAACAAAGAGTGTTGGAGCTGGAAATTTATATTCTAGACGGGCAACTGCATTATGGCTTAGCCGAAGTTCTGAGGAAAGTGGTAGCAAAGCTGTTGAAGATATTGACTGGGATGCTTTAACTGTCAAAGGATCCTGCCAAGAAATTGAGAAGCGTTATTTACGCCTTACCTCTGCACCTGATCCTGCTACA GTAAGACCTGAAGAGGTGTTGGAGAAAGCTCTACTTATGGTTCAACATTCGCCAAAAAATTACCTCTACAGATGTGATCAATTAAAATCTATACGGCAAGATCTTACTGTACAACGCATTCATAATGGGCTAACTGTCAGG GTTTATGAAACACATGCTCGATTAGCAATTGAAGCAGGGGACTTGGCAGAGTATAATCAG TGCCAATCGCAACTGAAAACACTCTATAGTGAAGGAATTAGTGGATGTAATATGGAATTTGCGGCATATAATTTACTGTGTGCACTTTTGCACTCCAATAACAAGAGAGATCTCCTATCAGCAATGTCAAG ATTATCATCTGAAGCTAGAGAAAATGCAGCTGTTAAGCATGCTCTTTCAGTCCGTATGGCTGTGGCCTCTGGAAATTATGTTCTGTTTTTTAGACTGTATAGGACAGCTCCAAATCTTAACACCTGTCTCATGG ATCTTTTTGTTGAAAAGATGCGGTATGCTGCTGTAAGATGTATGTCTCGTTCATATCGTCCTACAGTTCCCGTCCCTTACATTGCCCAGGTTTTGGGGTTTGCTAGTATTTTGCCCACAACTGATGCCAGTGACACAAAGGAGACAGATGGTGTGGAAGAATGTTTGGAATGGTTGAAGGCACACGGTGCATGCCTTAGTTCAGATAATTCTGGAGAAATGCTCCTTGACACAAAG ACGTCTGCATCTAGTCTCTTCATGCCAGAACCTGAAGATGCTGTATCCCATGGAGATGCCAGTCTTGCAGTTAATGATTTTCTAACTCGGAGTCTTGCTTAG